In Paenibacillus guangzhouensis, a single window of DNA contains:
- a CDS encoding protein kinase domain-containing protein produces the protein MKNMMDCPFITVKQIDEHLVSYLSRIGHIFTVFDQQDSGCISYGVRAAEQNWFVKYAENHEAIRFMQNAEVFHQAVAHPSIPRLIHAFTTAKGFALVYEWVNGEALGTPAFPGKEGRNRPESPHFRFRQLSTDRIIAALNTVYEVHAYVEQQGYVAVDFYDGGMIYDFDRYELHLCDFDCYRRGAFELEMDRNYGSSRFMAPEEFIRGSLIDHQTNVYTMGAAAFEFLAIGGGRELHDWHAPEALYHVARKAASAERSERYESVYAFYRAWLEAQ, from the coding sequence ATGAAGAACATGATGGATTGTCCATTTATTACAGTAAAGCAGATAGATGAACATCTCGTCTCGTATTTATCACGTATCGGTCATATTTTCACCGTATTTGACCAACAAGATTCCGGGTGCATCTCCTATGGCGTCCGAGCCGCGGAACAGAATTGGTTCGTGAAATATGCGGAAAACCATGAGGCGATTCGATTTATGCAGAATGCGGAAGTCTTTCATCAGGCAGTGGCGCATCCGAGCATACCAAGGTTAATCCATGCATTTACGACGGCGAAGGGATTTGCATTGGTCTATGAATGGGTTAACGGCGAGGCACTCGGAACGCCAGCATTCCCAGGCAAAGAGGGAAGGAACCGGCCGGAATCTCCACATTTTCGCTTCAGACAACTGTCGACGGATCGAATCATTGCCGCGCTGAATACGGTCTATGAGGTGCACGCCTACGTCGAACAACAAGGATATGTCGCAGTCGATTTTTATGATGGTGGCATGATTTATGACTTTGATCGATACGAACTTCATCTATGCGATTTCGATTGTTATCGGCGAGGCGCATTCGAGCTTGAGATGGATCGGAACTATGGGTCAAGCCGGTTCATGGCACCGGAGGAGTTCATTCGCGGAAGTCTAATCGACCACCAGACGAATGTGTATACGATGGGTGCCGCAGCTTTTGAATTCCTAGCAATCGGTGGTGGACGAGAGTTACACGATTGGCATGCCCCTGAGGCATTATATCATGTAGCCCGTAAGGCGGCTTCGGCGGAACGTTCCGAGCGGTACGAGAGCGTTTATGCGTTCTACCGTGCTTGGCTGGAAGCGCAATAG
- a CDS encoding DUF3888 domain-containing protein: MIFFVIVFQMHHQASASEQDSTQLQFQDMLVLFLLPYMSDKLGEVYAKDLKVPPDLYPYFVDVSDVKRVNGFRGFDFLITLRVVPTVGPHIPVGEDRFQFEITPGVNVKLVNFKHIKGPNKMDFPPNYQDLLRS, encoded by the coding sequence ATGATCTTTTTCGTCATTGTCTTCCAAATGCACCATCAGGCGAGCGCCTCTGAACAAGATTCAACACAATTGCAGTTTCAAGATATGCTCGTCCTTTTCTTGCTGCCCTATATGAGTGATAAGCTTGGAGAGGTGTATGCCAAAGATTTAAAAGTACCACCTGATCTGTACCCTTATTTTGTTGATGTCTCTGATGTTAAACGTGTGAATGGATTCCGTGGATTCGACTTTTTAATCACTCTTCGGGTTGTGCCAACCGTTGGTCCGCATATCCCTGTCGGAGAAGATCGATTTCAATTCGAAATCACTCCTGGTGTAAATGTAAAGCTTGTCAACTTCAAACATATAAAAGGCCCTAATAAGATGGATTTCCCTCCAAATTATCAAGACCTACTTCGATCGTAA